The genome window AGGGCGGCGCCGACCGGGAACCGCGAATAGGGCGAATAGGACTGCTCCGCGGCCTCGCGGGCGGCGGAGATGAGATCGTCGTCTGTCATGGATCGGCTCGTATCGCGTCCCGCGCGGCTTGTCGAAGGTCTACGGCCTTATCGGTCTTCAGGGGCGCACGACCACCCAGCGCAGCGGACCTTCCGCCGCCTCGGTCTGCAATTCGCCATTGGCGGTCCATAACAGCCAGGGCCGACCGCCATAATCGGGTTCGAACCAGTCCCGCTCCAGCCACAGATTGCGCTCGATCCGCGCGGCGATTCCGTATCGCTCCTCGAATTGCGGCGAAATCTTCAGGATCAGGGGCTGTCCCGCATGAGCCTCGATCTGGTTGACCAGCGTCATCAGCTCGCTCTGGATCGCGGCGCGGCTGACGCGTTCGGGGCAATCTTCCGAGGTCCGCTCCAATGCGAGCACAGGGGGCAGCATGTCGGCATCGCGCGGCACCATGGTGACGAAATTGGCCGATTGCCCGTCGGCTGCCACGCAGGGGTCGAATATGTGGACTGCCCCCACCTGCAGGCCGGCCTGCCGTGCCGCATCGACATTGTCGGGAAAGGCGCGATCCTGGGTGCGGGCGCCCTCGCTCGCTTCGAGATAGACGAAATTCGCGCCCAGCCCGCTCAACGTCGCGAAGGCAACTGCCCCGTCCCGCGCGCCGACCAAGGCGCCCTGGTCGGGCCATTCCGCCTCGTCCGGGCGCCAGCTGCGCGCTTCCCACCAGCCCCACGCTCCGGCGATTACCGCCAGCAGCACAAGCACCGCGAGCGCGTGGGCGAAGCGGCTCGTGCCCCCCTTGCGGCTGGAGCGAGTGCGTCTGGCCCCGGTACGGCCGGGCCGCCTGCGAGATGCGCGCGCCATCCGCTCAGCCCTTGATGTGGAGGACGCAGATGAGCGTGAAGAGCCGCCGCGCGGTGGCGAAATCGGTGTCTATCTTGCCTTCCAGCCGCTCCATCAAAAGCTCGGCGGCACGATTGTGTACGCCGCGCCGGGCCATGTCGATGGTCTCGATCTCGGCAGCGGTGGCCTTGCGGATCGCTTGGTAATAGCTGTCGCAAATCGCGAAATAATCGCGGATCGGCCGACGGAAGCGCGCCAGGCCGAGGACCAATTGTTCGCTGACCTCACCGCCCTCCTGCGCGATGGTCAGCGCCAGCCGCCCGTCCTGCACGGCGAGCGTCAGATCGTAGGGGCCCAGCGCCCCACGCTCCGCCGCGCGCAGCGGTTTGAAGGTGTTTTCCTCGATCAGGTCGAAGATCGCGACACGGCGCTCCTGCTCGATATCGGCATTGCGCCAGATAATCGTATCCTCGTCCAGTTCGATCGAGGCGATCCTGAAGTCCGCGCCGGGCGGGGTCGGGGGAGGAGGCATTGAGTCGGCCATGATGCTGGCTTCGCCATCGCAGACACAGCGGGTCGGGGACAAGGCTTGATCGCGCGTCGAGGAATTTTGCGTCCCCGAGAGACCTATCCACATCAACCCACAGGGGAATTCGGGAGGCCCTGAAACGCGCCCTTTCACCCCGCCGCCACTTCCCGCATGATGGCCGGATGCCCGATAATACTGTCCTCCTGCGCCCCTCCGATTCGAACGAGTCCGCGTCCCCGGAAAGGGAGCAGACCCGCGCTTTGCCGTCGAATCTCGAAGCCGAAGCCGCATTTCTCGGCGCGGTCCTGATCGACAACAAGGTGATTGAGGAATTGCAGACCCCGATCAGTCCGGGCCATTTCCACGAGCCCGTCCACCAGCGCATCTACGAACGCGTGCTGAAATTGATCGAGCGCAACTCGATCGCCACTCCGGTGACGCTGAAACCCTATTTCGAACAGGACGAGGCGCTGAAGGCGCTGGGCGGGACGGTCTATCTCGCCAAGCTGACCGCCGATGGCCAGGGCCTGCTCGCCCCGCGCGAACTGGCAGGGCAGATC of Qipengyuania pelagi contains these proteins:
- a CDS encoding UPF0262 family protein encodes the protein MADSMPPPPTPPGADFRIASIELDEDTIIWRNADIEQERRVAIFDLIEENTFKPLRAAERGALGPYDLTLAVQDGRLALTIAQEGGEVSEQLVLGLARFRRPIRDYFAICDSYYQAIRKATAAEIETIDMARRGVHNRAAELLMERLEGKIDTDFATARRLFTLICVLHIKG
- a CDS encoding glycoside hydrolase family 25 protein, whose protein sequence is MARASRRRPGRTGARRTRSSRKGGTSRFAHALAVLVLLAVIAGAWGWWEARSWRPDEAEWPDQGALVGARDGAVAFATLSGLGANFVYLEASEGARTQDRAFPDNVDAARQAGLQVGAVHIFDPCVAADGQSANFVTMVPRDADMLPPVLALERTSEDCPERVSRAAIQSELMTLVNQIEAHAGQPLILKISPQFEERYGIAARIERNLWLERDWFEPDYGGRPWLLWTANGELQTEAAEGPLRWVVVRP